The Pan paniscus chromosome 2, NHGRI_mPanPan1-v2.0_pri, whole genome shotgun sequence genome contains the following window.
GCGTAAGACGGTGAGTAGCAGTGAGGGGCTCCGGGACATCTGGGAAGGGGAGAATCAAGGTCAGGTGCTGCTGGGACATTGTGCCGGAAAGAGCAGTGACTTGAGGAGGAAGGAGCTGAGAGTGGGCAGAGAATGGGGTCTGTGGAGGGCTCAGGTTCTTTGTAAGATGCTAAGATTTCAGCATAGAAGCAGGTCATGGGAAGACTGAAGTGGCTAGCGAGGAAGTTCCTGCGAGACCTGGGTGCTGGGGGGTTGGAAGAACTATGCttggttttgggtttctggtGGCTTGCCTTGGAAATGGTTTGTTTTCTGTGGCCCCAGCCCCCATTCCCCCCTGCCCCCCCAGTCCTGGAAGCTCTCAAGGCCTCCGCCTCTGCTCAGTCCTCAAGCCCTGGGCGTGGTGCCCAGAATAGGGTGCCAGAGCTGGGGAAGCCGCTGAGTCACCCTGGCTCCACCTACTGGATCTgggccctgcccccagagatcAGGCACACTAGCCACAAGTGAGCCGATTGGGTTCTAGATGGGGGTCCTGGGCCCCAGGGTGTGCAGCCACTGACTTGGGGACTGCTAGTGGGGTagggatgagggagggaggggcattGTGATGTACAGGGCTGCTCTGTGAGATCAAGGGTCTCTTAAGGGTGGGAGCTGGGGCAGGGACTATGAGAGCAGCCAGATGGGCTGAAAGTGGAACTCAAGGGGTTTCTGGCACCTACCTACCTGCTTCCCGCTGGGGGGTGGGGAGTTGGCCCAGAGTCTTAAGATTGGGGCAGGGTGGAGAGGTGGGCTCTTCCTGCTTCCCACTCATCTTATAGCTTTCTTTCCCCAGATCCGAATTCGAGATCCAAACCAAGGAGGAAAGGATATCACGGAGGAGATCATGTCTGGGGCCCGCACTGCCTCCACACCCACCCCTCCCCAGGTACTGTCTGCTTTTCGAGTGATACCCTGGCTGGGATGTCTGTTCTGCCCTGGACTCCCAAGTCCCTGGATCTTTTCTTTCAACTAAGGGATTTATTTCCCTGCTTTCCTGGATTTCTAGGCAGAGCTAAAGTAGAAATGGCTCTAGTAAAGAAGGGTTGTGGGACTCTTCAGTGCAAACTTGGTAACCCTTTGTGTCCTGCAGACGGGAGGCGGTCTGGAGCCTCAAGCTAATGGGGAGACGCCCCAGGTTGCTGTCATTGTCCGGCCAGGTAAGTAAGCCGGTGGGACGGAGCTTTTATGGGGAAAGGGAATGTTAACAGTTAAATGCTGAGGTGGTGGAGTGACTTGAACTGGGTACCAGAGAATGATGACTTAGATTTCAGGTTGTGGGATTTTGAGGGTGAATTGGGTTTTGGATGAAAGTGGAAGTATAGCTTAGGTGGGGAGAAGATGATGCGGGGTTATTAAGTTGGGAATGCCTTGGCTGGAGGATGGGGAGGAACAACAGCAGTTAAGCACTTGCCTTTAGTTGCTCATTCTTCCTTCCTATGGTGCAGATGACCGGTCACAGGGAGCAATCATTGCTGACCGGCCAGGGCTGCCTGGCCCAGAGCATAGCCCTTCAGAATCCCAGCCTTCGTCGCCTTCTCCGACCCCATCACCATCCCCAGTCTTGGAACCGGGGTCTGAGCCTAATCTCGCAGTCCTCTCTATTCCTGGGGACACTATGACAACTATACAAATGTCTGTAGAAGAATCAACCCCCATCTCCCGTGAAACTGGGGAGCCATATCGCCTCTCTCCAGAACCCACTCCTCTCGCCGAACCCATACTGGAAGTAGAAGTGACACTTAGCAAACCGGTTCCAGAATCTGAGTTTTCTTCCAGTCCTCTCCAGGCTCCCACCCCTTTGGCATCTCACACAGTGGAAATTCATGAGCCTAATGGCATGGTCCCATCTGAAGATCTGGAACCAGAGGTGGAGTCAAGCCCAGAGCTTGCTCCTCCCCCAGCTTGCCCCTCCGAATCCCCTGTGCCCATTGCTCCAACTGCCCAACCTGAGGAACTGCTCAACGGAGCCCCCTCGCCACCAGCTGTGGACTTAAGCCCAGTCAGTGAGCCAGAGGAGCAGGCCAAGGAGGTGACAGCATCAGTGGCGCCCCCCACCATCCCCTCTGCTACTCCAGCTATGGCTCCTTCAGCTACTTGCCCAGCTcaggaggaggaaatggaagaagaagaggaagaggaagaaggagaagcaggagaagcaggagaagctgagagtgagaaaggaggagaggaacTGCTCCCCCCAGAGAGTACCCCTATTCCAGCCAACTTGTCTCAGAATTTGGAGGCAGCAGCAGCCACTCAAGGTAAGGTGTGGTTGGACGGTAGAGGTAGGGCGGGCTAGGGGATATGGTTCCTTGCCCTCCTTGATGACCGCCCATTTTTGACATGTTTCTGGGTCCCTGCAATGGAATCTAAGAACTAGATTAAGGACTTTTAAGCCTAAAAAGGGTGATGCAAAGGGGAAATATTGTTCTTTGGCTGCTTTCTATTTCCCAGGGATTAAGGGTACTCCTTAAATTATTGGCAAAGAtccatgcttttatttatttatttttaattagtggCAGTATCTGTGCCAAAGAGGAGACGGAAAATTAAGGAGCTAAATAAGAAGGAGGCTGTTGGAGACCTTCTGGATGCCTTCAAGGAGGTAAGGGAGCAGAAAATGGGAGGGGAGAGGGCCAAGTTTGAGGTATGGAGCAGTGGTCATTCTGCAACCAAAACTGGATGTTCTGTTGTTCTAGGCGAACCCGGCAGTACCAGAGGTGGAAAATCAGCCTCCTGCAGGCAGCAATCCAGGCCCAGAGTCTGAGGGCAGCGGTGTGCCCCCACGTCCTGAGGAAGCAGATGAGACCTGGGACTCAAAGGAAGACAAAATTCACAATGCTGAGAACATCCAGCCCGGGGAACAGAAGTATGAATATAAGTCAGGTATGCTGAGGAAAGGGTTGAGAATGGCTTGAGTTTTCTTATTAGGGCCAGAGGAGGCAGTATGATTGCTTCATTCTGTTTTCCTTGCAGATCAGTGGAAGCCTCTAAACCTAGAGGAGAAAAAACGTTACGACCGTGAGTTCTTGCTTGGTTTTCAGTTCATCTTTGCCAGTATGCAGAAGCCAGAGGGATTGCCACATATCAGTGACGTGGTGCTGGACAAGGTTAGTGGCTTCAGTTGGGGAGGGGACGATAAGTTTGTGCTGGATGGATTGGGGAGGAGCCTGAGGTCCTGAAAGAGTAGTCAACCACTCTAGCCTGCTTCTGAGACCTTTTCCTGTCCTCTTTGCAGGCCAATAAAACACCACTGCGGCCACTGGATCCCACTAGACTACAAGGCATAAATTGTGGCCCAGACTTCACTCCATCCTTTGCCAACCTTGGCCGGACAACCCTTAGCACCCGTGGGCCCCCAAGGGGTGGGCCAGGTGGGGAGCTGCCCCGTGGGCCGGTGAGTGGGGCTGGGTAAAGTGGCAGGTGGGCAAGGAGTGGGAGTGGATGATTCCATGTCTCAGTGCCCGCGGGGAGGGGTTTGCCCTGGAGGCGTGTAGTAGTGGTGTCACATATTGTGCTGACTAGTTCAATGTCCCCTCTTGTCTTCATCCCTTGCTTAGCAGGCTGGCCTGGGACCCCGGCGCTCTCAGCAGGGACCCCGAAAAGAACCACGCAAGATCATTGCCACAGTGTTAATGACCGAAGATATAAAACTGAACAAAGCAGAGAAAGCCTGGAAACCCAGCAGCAAGCGGACGGCGGCTGATAAGGATCGAGGGGAAGAAGATGCTGATGGCAGCAAAACCCAGGTACTGGCAAGTCCTGCTTTTGGTCTCTCTCCATTTCTTCTCCAGGTCTGCCATCTGTGCCctctttgcttctttttgtccTTATCACTAGCGTCTGTCATGCCTAAGTCCCCACCACCCTCTCCTGTCCCTCCCAACAGCCTGTTCTGAGACCCTCACTGGAACTCTTGTCTCTTCTCCCTCCAGGACCTATTCCGCAGGGTGCGCTCCATCCTGAATAAACTGACACCCCAGATGTTCCAGCAGCTGATGAAGCAAGTGACGCAGCTGGCCATCGACACCGAGGAACGCCTCAAAGGGGTCATTGACCTCATTTTTGAGAAGGCCATTTCAGAGCCCAACTTCTCTGTGGCCTATGCCAACATGTGCCGCTGCCTCATGGCGGTTAGTTTCCAGTGGGTTCTAAATCTAATGGTCTGGTTGCCCATTTCTATTACCAAGACTCCTTGAGTCCAGCTTCTTGGTTCCCCTCCAACTTGTGCCTCTTCCAGCTggaaggaggcagagctggggccaGAGATCTTCCTGGGTCAGGTAGTTAAAGGCTCTTGGAGGGCCTTCCCTGCCCAGGACTAGTCTGAGTGTGACATTCTCTCTGACCTACAGCTGAAAGTGCCCACTACGGAAAAGCCAACAGTGACTGTGAACTTCCGAAAGCTGTTGTTGAATCGATGTCAGAAGGAGTTTGAGAAAGACAAAGATGATGATGAGGTTTTTGAGAAGAAGCAAAAAGAGATGGATGAAGCTGCTACGGTGAGAGAAAACCCACTATCGATTCCACTCACCACTTACCTCCTTCCCTTACCCAGATGCTACTCAGCTGTAGAATTTGGAATGGAGGTAGTGGTGTCTTGGGGATTTCTCTGGCTCAGGacgttttttttcctttttgagacggtcttgctctgtcacccaggctggtgtgcagtggtgtgatcttggctagcctccacctcctgagttcaagcgattctcctgcctcagcctcccaagtagctgggattacaggcatgtgccaccatacctggctaatttttttgtatttttaatagagacggggttttaccatgttggccaagctggtctcaaactcctcctgacctcaagtgatccgcctgcctcagcctcccaaattgatgggattacaggcatgagccactatgcccagccagccTGCCTCAGGACTGAGTGCTTATTGCTAGGTTTGGATATCCAGGTAGAAAAGGGTTTTAGCCGAGTGGCTGGTTATCTTTTTGACACAATCCCTGTCCCGTGAATGGCAGGCAGAGGAACGAGGACGCCTGAAGGAAGAGCTGGAAGAGGCTCGGGACATAGCCCGGCGGCGCTCTTTAGGGAATATCAAGTTTATTGGAGAGTTGTTCAAACTGAAGATGTTAACAGAGGCAATAATGCATGACTGTGTGGTCAAACTGCTTAAGAACCATGATGAAGAGTCCCTTGAGTGCCTTTGTCGTCTGCTCACCACCATTGGCAAAGACCTGGACTTTGAAAAAGCCAAGGTAGAGGTCCTTGCATCTGGAGGGGGATGGGCTGAAGCATATGTGGGGTTCACTGAGCCCACAATGATGGGGCGGAAGGCATGAGGAGGCGTGGGGCCTGCAGTTATAGGTGGGACATGAGAAGTTCCTGGTCTGATGCCTTTCTCCTTCCTAGCCCCGAATGGATCAGTATTTCAACCAGATggaaaaaatcattaaagaaaagaaGACGTCATCCCGCATCCGCTTTATGCTGCAGGACGTGCTGGATCTGCGAGGGGTGTGtgtccccctcctccccactgccAGCCTGCTGCCTCCAGTTTCTGACACTGCCTTGTCTGGCCTTCCCTGACATCATCGTGACTGGCCCTCTGTCTCCACAGAGCAATTGGGTGCCACGCCGAGGGGATCAGGGTCCCAAGACCATTGACCAGATCCataaggaggctgagatggaagaacaTCGAGAGCACATCAAAGTGCAGCAGCTCATGGCCAAGGGCAGTGACAAGCGTCGGGGTGGTCCTCCAGGCCCTCCCATCAGTGAGTTCCAGGCTGGGATTGAGAAGGGAGCAGTGAAGGGACCGGGAGGTTATACTTTCCTCTGATGACTTCCTGTTAGTGCCACGTGTCTGGGCCACTGAGACACCATGATGGAACTGAGGATCTGAGGAAGGGAGGCTGGGGGTGGCCCAAGGGGAAGGGGCTGCTAGGATTTATTCATTATTCCAGTATGCCCCTTTTTTTGTGTCAGGCCGTGGACTTCCCCTTGTGGATGATGGTGGCTGGAACACAGTTCCCATCAGCAAAGGTAGCCGCCCCATTGACACCTCACGACTCACCAAGATCACcaaggtaggggtgtgtgtgggagTGGGTGATTCAGCTCAGGTTTAGATCTTAGTCCCTTCACTTTTCTAAAGTTGAGAAGGTGACAGCTGAATGTTTCCTCTTAGACTAACTGGTTGGATTGCTGGAGACAGGACTGCCAGCTGTAGAGGGAGGGTGGTACTCCCATTAGTCTGGACCAGTGTttggcaaacacacacacacacacacacacacacacgtgccagATCCAGCCCATTCATACATCCCAGGACCCAGTagtggtttttacattttaaagttgCGAAAAGTCAAAAAGTGAATGGTAATTTATgctgtggaaattaaataaaatgtaaatgtcagTGTCcatgaagttttattggaacacagtcacagCATGCCTTTATCATCTACAGCTGGTTTCATGCTACTgtggcagaattgagtagttgcaaTAGAGACTGGCCCTTtattaaaaaagattttcttaCCCCTGGACTGGGCCATTCACTACCTGTTTGGTTGCATATGGTGGTGCTGGCCAAGGGACTCAGCCGGGTTGGACCTATGATTCTACTCCCCTTTTCTTCTTCAGCCTGGCTCCATCGATTCTAACAACCAGCTCTTTGCACCTGGAGGGCGACTGAGCTGGGGCAAGGGCAGCAGCGGAGGCTCAGGAGCCAAGCCCTCAGACGCAGGTATGGAGGCAGTGTCAGGAGCTGGGTGGTTACCCGTCAGAGCTCCCTTGAGGACAGAGCCTTTTCTGTTAGGGAGGCCTTCAGTACAAGGTGGTTAGGCAATGCGGGCAATAGAGGAGGTTTGTGTTGTGGTTCCAGGGATTGAACTGCTTTACTTTTGGGACTGGGACCAAGTGTCCTAAACTGGCAAGTAGGGGATAAAatgcaggaaaggagaaaaagattttAATACGGATTTTCTGCATCCCCAGCATCAGAAGCTGCTCGCCCAGCTACTAGTACTTTGAATCGCTTCTCAGCCCTTCAACAAGCGGTACCCACAGAAAGCACAGATAATAGACGTGTGGTGCAGAGGTGAGGTTTCCTGGACATCTTTGTTATTCACACTGGGGGTACCGTGATTGGGTTCTGGTTGTTGCCATAGGTTGGAAATTTCTTCATACCTGTCCTGGTTGGAGCCCTTGGGTTAGATTGGGGCATACTCATTATGCTAAGAACAAGGCCCAACAGTTGCTCAGCATGTTGTGTAATTACATGAGTGCCTGGGCAGTGCAAGTGAGTGAAAATGTGTCTGTCTTTCTTCCAGGAGTAGCTTGAGCCGAGAACGAGGCGAGAAAGCTGGAGACCGAGGAGACCGCCTAGAGCGGAGTGAACGGGGAGGGGACCGTGGGGACCGGCTTGATCGTGCGCGGACACCTGCTACCAAGCGGAGCTTCAGCAAGGAAGTGGAGGAGCGGAGTAGAGAACGGCCCTCCCAGCCTGAGGGGCTGCGCAAGGCAGCTAGCCTCACGGAGGATCGGGACCGTGGGCGGGATGCCGGTGAGAGTCTGGGAGAGGAATGGAGGGAAAGGCATTGGCTGCCTTGGGACTAGCTGGTCCCCAGCTTTTTGAGAGCTCCGAATCTTGTTTGCTGGGAAGACTGAAAAGTCCCTCTAATCTGTGTTTTCTTCCCACAGTGAAGCGAGAAGCTGCCCTACCCCCAGTGAGCCCCCCGAAGGCGGCTCTCTCTGAGGAGGAGTTAGAGAAGAAATCCAAGGCTATCATTGAGGAATATCTCCATCTCAATGACATGAAAGTAGGCAGTGGGAGCGGCGTGTGATTGAGGAGTGGGCAGGGAGGGATCATGCTGGCAGGCATAGGGGTCCGGGGTCTGGGTCAGACAGTGACTGGTCTCTTCCTGCTGTGCCCTGCACCCCTCAGGAGGCAGTCCAGTGCGTGCAGGAGCTGGCCTCACCCTCCTTGCTCTTCATCTTTGTACGGCATGGTGTCGAGTCTACGCTGGAGCGCAGTGCCATTGCTCGTGAGCATATGGGGCAGCTGCTGCACCAGCTGCTCTGTGCTGGGCATCTGTCTACTGCTCAGTACTACCAAGGGTATGACCGGCTTCTCTGGGCCTCCCACTTATACAGACCCACAATTTTCTACCTCCTTTTTGGGACCCTTGGAACCTTGCATAAGAGTGTAGGTtccctggccgggtgtggtggctcacccctgtaatccctgcactttgggaggccaaggtgggttggATTCCTTAGAGGATCACGTGAGgttgggagttctagaccagcctggccaacatggtgaaaccctgtctctactaataatacaaaaattagccaggcgtggtggcgcagtaatcccagctactcggggggctgaggcaggagaactgcttgaacccgggaggtggaggttgcagtgagccgagatcgtgccattgcactccagcctgggtgacaaaagcaaaactgtctcaaaaaaaaaacaccaaaaaacagtTTGGGTTCCTTGACCATCCTGGTCAGCATAACTTTAGGGGGTTTAAGCGGGGTGAAAACCATCTAAGGACACAGAGGTGGCCTTAGCTTGAAATAATTGTCCCCATGTCTAGAAAATGTTCCTGGGGGTTCCATAGTTGATGCCCTAGCCATGCCATGTTGCCCCAGAAGGAGAGTGGGGACCTGGCCTAGAATGTCTTGACTTTGAATTCCCTTTGCAGGTTGTATGAAATCTTGGAATTGGCTGAGGACATGGAAATTGACATCCCCCACGTGTGGCTCTACCTAGCGGAACTGGTAACACCCATTCTGCAGGAAGGTGGGGTGCCCATGGGGGAGCTGTTCAGGTAAGTCCCCCTGGGTGGAATTCAGGGGAGGTAAAGACCAGAGGAAAGGTGGTAGGGAAATGGCTGGGTTGGATACCCTGGTTTGGAGGGAGATGGAGTAGTGGTGAGAGAACTGTGGAGGCTGTCAGCATTAGGTTTTTCTCTTCTTGCAGGGAGATTACAAAGCCTCTGAGACCGTTGGGCAAAGCTGCTTCCCTGTTGCTGGAGATCCTGGGCCTCCTGTGCAAAAGCATGGTGAGTGAGGGCCAGGAGTCCAGAGATGCCTCCCACGGTGTGGTTTTGGCTGTTTGCTGTGGCCCTGAAGCTTCATGGTCCAttggtggagtggagtgatggtGATGACAGGATTGTGTTGGTACCTGGGAGAGGAAATACTGAGGTGGGCCATCTCCCGCACACCAGTTCCTATCATGAGTTCTGGCCAAGACTGGAGAAGAATGGCAGTCTAAGACCCTAGGCCTGTGAttgatgcatttatttattcatccattgaacTAGGGTTTTGTTGATGATCATTTATCATATACTAAGCACTAGGGACACAGCAATGAATAAAACACAAGAAACAAGTtggtagagaaaaaggaagaaatgggccgggcgcagtggctcacgcctgtaatcccagcaccttgagaggccgacgtgggtggatcacgaggtcaggagttcaagaccagcctggccaatatggtgaaaccccatctctactaaaaacacaaaaattagccgtgttgtggcaggcgcctgtaattccacctactcaggaggctgaggcaggagaatcacttgacccgggaggcggaggtagcagtgagccgagattgtgccactgcactccagcctgggaaacagagcaagactctgtctccaaaaaagaaaaaagaaatgacagctTGATAAAAACAACAGTAAAGCGTGACATAAAACAGTTGAAATAGAGTGGAGTATCTTAAGTACTGTGGGGTTGCAAAGGAATATTTGACAATATTCGTGACAGGAGGCTTTCAGGGTGCTGAAGCGGCTTTGTGAAAGTTAATTGGTAACTAGCGAATATAAAGGTAAAGAGATGGGGAAAGGTAAGTTGAATGTGGTACTTAGTGGAAGTGAGAAGTTGGGGTGAGTGTGTGCAGTTTCAAGGGTTCAGCCATCTGGAACCTGGAGGAATCACACTTGGGATTTAAAGGAATTGTTATGTCAACatcatttaattcttttaaatagaCGTGTACCAGGACAAGTTGTTTTTTAACAACAAATAAGCATATTGAACTATTTGTGTATTTCATCAACTCCAAGGTGCCATAGATTATAAGACATTCTTTATGCGCtgttaagaaagaaaagactgggccgggcgtggtaatcccagcactttgggaggccgaggcgggtggatcgcgtgaggtcaggagttggaaaccagcctggccaacatgatgaaaccctgtatctactaaaaatacaaaaaaattagctggacatggtggtgcgcacctgtagtcccagctacttgggaggctgaggcaggagaattgcttgaacccaggagggggaggttgcagtaagccaagattgtgccactgcactccagcctgggcgacagagcaagactctgtctcaaaataaaaaaagatatatatcgGCTGTAAGACAACTTTtagttaaaatgtgaaaaaaatgggCATGTTTTAAAATCTGTGAACTGCAATAATCTTGCTAAGAGCCAGTGCCATTAGtctgttataaagaaaagagtgatGTCTTCATAGTCTATTGCCCCTTACAGAAAATGCGCTCAGACTGCTGGTTTTATGAggattttttatttgtgttaggGATGGGGTATATTTGTGTCTTAAGATTTTCTGGGTTTAGGAAACAAGCATACTTGTTAGAAGTTGTCCCTTCCTAGAGGCCCTTACATCATTTTTCCTACCCTAGTGTCATAGCACTTTGGTGGAcaagttctcttttattttattttattattattatttttttgagacagagtctcgctgtgtcgcccaggctggagtgcagtggcgtgatctcagctcattgcaaccctcgccttgggttcaagcgattctcctgcctcagcctcccgagtagctgggattccaggcacccaccaccacgcctggctaatttttgtattttctgtagagacggggtttcaccatgttggtcaggctggtctccgactcctgacctcaggtgatccgcccacctcgacctttcagagtgctaggattacaggcgtgagccaccgcccgcTCCTGGGACGAGTTATTATTTATTTGGGTGGTTATTTGACTGACATCTGTGCCCTGCACCAGACCGTAGGAATGGAAGGGCTTTGCCTATTAGTATTTCTATAGCATCCTTAATGCCTAGCAGGTACCTAGTAggctttcagtaaatatttgttggattaaTGTGGTAGAGCTGTTGGGTCCTTGGAGAGAGAGAGCTTTGGTAAGCTGGGTTGGTCTTGTGTTTTCCAGGGTCCTAAAAAGGTGGGGACGCTGTGGCGAGAAGCCGGGCTTAGCTGGAAGGAATTTCTACCTGAAGGCCAGGACATTGGTGCATTCGTCGCTAAACAGGTTTGGGGATGGAGTTGGGTTAATTCTAGCATTTGAGGCTGGCCAGTCTTCTTTCTTGTCTCCTGTTGGCAACCTTACCTCTTAACTGCGGGCCTTTTCCATTGCAGAAGGTGGAGTATACCCTGGGAGAGGAGTCGGAAGCCCCTGGCCAGAGGGCACTCCCCTCCGAGGAGCTGAACAGGCAGCTGGAGAAGCTGCTGAAGGAGGGCAGCAGTAACCAGCGGGTGTTCGACTGGATAGAGGTAGGTTTCTCCTGGATATCGATAAAGGAAAGGTAGTTcttagggtgggggtgggggcagcaagAATGAAGACTGAAGGGCCCAATTCAGAATCTGGGGATCATTTGTTTCTCCCATACAGGCCAACCTGAGTGAGCAGCAGATAGTATCCAACACGTTAGTTCGAGCCCTCATGACGGCTGTCTGCTATTCTGCAATTATTTGTAAGaggaaccagggagatggaggggcAAGGGTGGGCCTGACAGACAAGTGGAGGGAGGTGGGtgtcagccttggcctcccagttcTGAACCGGGGTAAGGGTATATTGCTCCACTCATCCCTGTCTTCTTGTAGTTGAGACTCCCCTCCGAGTGGACGTTGCAGTGCTGAAAGCGCGAGCGAAGCTGCTGCAGAAATACCTGTGTGACGAGCAGAAGGAGCTACAGGCGCTCTACGCCCTCCAGGCCCTTGTAGTGACCTTAGAACAGCCTCCCAGTAAGAGCCAGGCCACGGGgacaggggtggggtggagggactGCCAGATAGCAGGGCATGAGACCCTTCATGGAAGGGTCTTAATCCAAGAAAGGTAGGTAGTCATTAGAGAGCAAAATGCCCTCCGggtttcattccttccttttacGTTTGTGTTGTGTTGTTCCTACAAGTGGAAGGAGTTAGACACAGCCTTGAAGGGTAATTGCCTGTTTTGTGCCTAGCCATGTGTTTGATGCCAACAGTGCAGAGGTGATAAATGATAGGATCTTCCCAGTACCGTGTGCCCCCACGGCGTGGCACAGGCCTGAAATGCTTTGCTTACCTTGCCTCATGTAGTCCTCACAAATGTTGTTTAGGGTGGATGGTATTACCCCTATTTTCCACATGAGGAGACTGAGGTCTCAGTGAACATGTCTCAGGTTATGCGTTCAGAACATAGGTATGTGTCAGGGCATTGGCATGCTCACAGAGAGGAAGCCGAGCAATTTCCTGTGCTGGCCTGGAGTTAGTACTGGCGTGAGCAATGAGCCTGGGAAGACGGGTGCTCTCGGAGGGAG
Protein-coding sequences here:
- the EIF4G1 gene encoding eukaryotic translation initiation factor 4 gamma 1 isoform X8 is translated as MMIPSQISYPASQGAYYIPGQGRSTYVVPTQQYPVQPGAPGFYPGASPTEFGTYAGAYYPAQGVQQFPTGVAPAPVLMNQPPQIAPKRERKTIRIRDPNQGGKDITEEIMSGARTASTPTPPQTGGGLEPQANGETPQVAVIVRPDDRSQGAIIADRPGLPGPEHSPSESQPSSPSPTPSPSPVLEPGSEPNLAVLSIPGDTMTTIQMSVEESTPISRETGEPYRLSPEPTPLAEPILEVEVTLSKPVPESEFSSSPLQAPTPLASHTVEIHEPNGMVPSEDLEPEVESSPELAPPPACPSESPVPIAPTAQPEELLNGAPSPPAVDLSPVSEPEEQAKEVTASVAPPTIPSATPAMAPSATCPAQEEEMEEEEEEEEGEAGEAGEAESEKGGEELLPPESTPIPANLSQNLEAAAATQVAVSVPKRRRKIKELNKKEAVGDLLDAFKEANPAVPEVENQPPAGSNPGPESEGSGVPPRPEEADETWDSKEDKIHNAENIQPGEQKYEYKSDQWKPLNLEEKKRYDREFLLGFQFIFASMQKPEGLPHISDVVLDKANKTPLRPLDPTRLQGINCGPDFTPSFANLGRTTLSTRGPPRGGPGGELPRGPQAGLGPRRSQQGPRKEPRKIIATVLMTEDIKLNKAEKAWKPSSKRTAADKDRGEEDADGSKTQDLFRRVRSILNKLTPQMFQQLMKQVTQLAIDTEERLKGVIDLIFEKAISEPNFSVAYANMCRCLMALKVPTTEKPTVTVNFRKLLLNRCQKEFEKDKDDDEVFEKKQKEMDEAATAEERGRLKEELEEARDIARRRSLGNIKFIGELFKLKMLTEAIMHDCVVKLLKNHDEESLECLCRLLTTIGKDLDFEKAKPRMDQYFNQMEKIIKEKKTSSRIRFMLQDVLDLRGSNWVPRRGDQGPKTIDQIHKEAEMEEHREHIKVQQLMAKGSDKRRGGPPGPPISRGLPLVDDGGWNTVPISKGSRPIDTSRLTKITKPGSIDSNNQLFAPGGRLSWGKGSSGGSGAKPSDAASEAARPATSTLNRFSALQQAVPTESTDNRRVVQRSSLSRERGEKAGDRGDRLERSERGGDRGDRLDRARTPATKRSFSKEVEERSRERPSQPEGLRKAASLTEDRDRGRDAVKREAALPPVSPPKAALSEEELEKKSKAIIEEYLHLNDMKEAVQCVQELASPSLLFIFVRHGVESTLERSAIAREHMGQLLHQLLCAGHLSTAQYYQGLYEILELAEDMEIDIPHVWLYLAELVTPILQEGGVPMGELFREITKPLRPLGKAASLLLEILGLLCKSMGPKKVGTLWREAGLSWKEFLPEGQDIGAFVAKQKVEYTLGEESEAPGQRALPSEELNRQLEKLLKEGSSNQRVFDWIEANLSEQQIVSNTLVRALMTAVCYSAIIFETPLRVDVAVLKARAKLLQKYLCDEQKELQALYALQALVVTLEQPPNLLRMFFDALYDEDVVKEDAFYSWESSKDPAEQQGKGVALKSVTAFFKWLREAEEESDHN